A segment of the Gammaproteobacteria bacterium genome:
GGGACGCCCCTCACGCTTAAAGAAACCACCTGGGATCTTGCCGGCGGCATAGGTACGTTCTTGATAATTAACTGTGAGCGGGAAAAAATCCCTACCTTCCAATGCTTCCTTATTGCCCACTGCGGTTACCAACACCACCGTATCACCCAGGCTGACGAGTACAGCGCCACTCGCCTGGCGTGCGATCTCGCCGGTCTCCAGGGTGACCGTGCTCGCACCATATTGAAACGTTTTCTTAATTGGGGTCACGACGAACTTCCTTCAAAGGGGTGAGGATCGACGGGACACCATTACTTGCGCAAGCCCAGACGGGAGATAAGGGTATGGTAACGGTCGTCGCTCGAACGCCGTAGATAATCCAACAGTTTGCGGCGTTGGCTCACCAGACGCAGCAATCCACGGCGGGAGTGGTGGTCATGGACGTGGGTCTTGAAATGGCCAGTCAAGTGCTCGATACGAGCCGACAGCAACGCCACCTGGACCTCTGGTGAACCGGTGTCAGTGTCGGAACGGCGATGCTCCTGGAGGATCTGGCTCTTCTGTTCAGCGGAAAAAGACATGTGGACAAAACTCCAAAGGGGGATGCTCAATGATTACCAGAAAACCACATACCCACAGATAATCAACAGGTTACAACATTTTATGCGGGGTTCTGG
Coding sequences within it:
- the rpsO gene encoding 30S ribosomal subunit protein S15, with protein sequence MSFSAEQKSQILQEHRRSDTDTGSPEVQVALLSARIEHLTGHFKTHVHDHHSRRGLLRLVSQRRKLLDYLRRSSDDRYHTLISRLGLRK